GGCAGCTGACCGTAGGGTTGGATGTCGATCCACGGCCGGAGCACGAAGGCCCGCAGGTGTGCCCGGGGATGCGGCAGGATCAGCTCGGGATCGTCGCTGAACACCGGACGGCCGTCGTCGGTCCACACCGCGACGACGTCGACGTCGAGCGTGCGGGGGCCGAAGCGCCGCCGCGGGTCGCGGACGCGGCCGGCGCGTCCCTCCGCCGCCCGGGCCCGCGCCAACCAGTCGGACGGCCCGGCGGCCGGATCCGCGGCCAGCAGCACGGCGTTCAGGTACGCCGGCTGCGCGGTGTCGCCCCACGGTGGGGTCTCGTAGACGCCGGAGACCACCAGGACGCTGTCGCCCAGCGCGTCCAGGGCGGTACGCAGGTGGCCGAGCCGGTCGCCGAGGTTGCTGCCGAGGGAGAGCACGGCACGCGTCATCGGGTACGCGTCCGGCGCATCGTCACGGCCACGTCGGTGAAGGCGTGCGGTACCGGCGCCTCGGGCTTGTGCACCGTGACCGTCGCGCCGGAGAC
This is a stretch of genomic DNA from Micromonospora sp. WMMD1082. It encodes these proteins:
- the folK gene encoding 2-amino-4-hydroxy-6-hydroxymethyldihydropteridine diphosphokinase; translation: MTRAVLSLGSNLGDRLGHLRTALDALGDSVLVVSGVYETPPWGDTAQPAYLNAVLLAADPAAGPSDWLARARAAEGRAGRVRDPRRRFGPRTLDVDVVAVWTDDGRPVFSDDPELILPHPRAHLRAFVLRPWIDIQPYGQLPGHGWLTDLLTAGPAAAEVPELSPRPDLTLESTA